Proteins encoded within one genomic window of Microbacterium soli:
- the ndk gene encoding nucleoside-diphosphate kinase, which yields MAIEETLVLVKPDGVARGLTGAILARIEAKGYSLVDIRLVEPDRDLLAAHYAEHEGKPFYEPLIEFMMSGPSVAIRLAGNRVIEGFRSLAGTTDPTSAAPGTIRGDFGRDWGLKVQQNLVHGSDSPESAQRELGIWF from the coding sequence ATGGCCATTGAAGAAACCCTCGTCCTCGTCAAGCCCGACGGCGTCGCCCGCGGACTGACCGGTGCGATCCTCGCCCGCATCGAGGCGAAGGGCTACTCGCTCGTCGACATCCGCCTGGTCGAGCCCGACCGCGACCTGCTGGCCGCGCACTACGCCGAGCACGAGGGCAAGCCGTTCTACGAGCCCCTGATCGAGTTCATGATGTCCGGCCCGTCGGTCGCCATCCGGCTCGCGGGGAACCGGGTCATCGAAGGATTCCGCTCCCTGGCGGGCACCACCGATCCGACCTCGGCCGCTCCCGGCACCATCCGCGGGGACTTCGGTCGCGATTGGGGGCTGAAGGTGCAGCAGAACCTCGTGCACGGATCCGACAGCCCCGAGTCCGCTCAGCGCGAGCTCGGCATCTGGTTCTGA
- a CDS encoding DUF4233 domain-containing protein: MSGGRTRAPRTLAQKLGAIVLGFEAIVVFLAGLTVYGLKALPEGIPPWWGIVGGAVLGLVMIMLAGAIARPGAVVTGWVLQGVVLASAVLVPAIALVALIFGGMWGYATIVGARMDRRTTQTGSE, translated from the coding sequence ATGAGCGGCGGCAGGACGCGTGCACCGCGTACGCTCGCGCAGAAGCTCGGCGCCATCGTGCTGGGGTTCGAGGCGATCGTCGTGTTCCTGGCGGGCCTGACGGTGTACGGGCTCAAGGCGCTGCCCGAGGGCATCCCGCCATGGTGGGGCATCGTCGGGGGCGCCGTGCTGGGGCTCGTGATGATCATGCTGGCCGGAGCGATCGCCCGTCCGGGCGCCGTGGTGACCGGGTGGGTGCTGCAGGGCGTGGTTCTGGCCTCCGCCGTGCTGGTGCCCGCCATCGCCCTGGTCGCCCTGATTTTCGGCGGCATGTGGGGGTATGCGACGATCGTGGGGGCCCGGATGGACCGCAGAACAACCCAGACAGGGAGCGAATGA
- a CDS encoding vitamin K epoxide reductase family protein: MTAQRIRPVGYGIWLIVFSVVGWWAAFQLTVEKFFLLENPSEQTSCYVSVILQCDKNLGSWQGEVFGFPNPVIGLTGWMAVLVVGVAVISGARFPRWFWGLFGLGMLGAIAFICWLIGQSIYHLAVLCPWCMVTWAVTIPAFIATAVHLLRNGTITRSAVVKRRANRLMAWVPLITILAYAVVIAMAQLAGLDFLGEIAGLIR, from the coding sequence ATGACCGCACAGCGAATCCGACCCGTCGGATACGGCATCTGGCTGATCGTCTTCTCCGTGGTCGGCTGGTGGGCGGCTTTCCAGCTGACTGTGGAGAAGTTCTTCCTGCTGGAGAATCCCAGCGAGCAGACCAGCTGCTACGTGAGCGTGATCCTCCAGTGCGACAAGAATCTGGGCTCATGGCAGGGCGAGGTCTTCGGCTTCCCCAACCCCGTCATCGGCCTCACCGGATGGATGGCGGTACTCGTCGTCGGCGTCGCCGTCATCTCGGGCGCGCGCTTCCCGCGCTGGTTCTGGGGGCTGTTCGGGCTGGGCATGCTCGGCGCCATCGCGTTCATCTGCTGGCTGATCGGCCAGAGCATCTACCACCTGGCCGTGCTGTGCCCGTGGTGCATGGTGACATGGGCCGTGACGATACCCGCCTTCATCGCGACGGCCGTCCATCTGCTGCGCAACGGGACGATCACGAGATCGGCTGTGGTGAAGCGGCGGGCGAACCGTCTGATGGCATGGGTCCCCCTGATCACGATCCTGGCCTACGCCGTCGTCATCGCCATGGCTCAACTGGCAGGACTGGACTTCCTCGGTGAGATCGCCGGGCTCATCCGCTGA